In the Nitrospirales bacterium LBB_01 genome, one interval contains:
- the rimI gene encoding ribosomal protein S18-alanine N-acetyltransferase, translated as MAKHIQPIIRTMNFGDVTSVGAIEKLSFPCPWTERSFKHELENDYSINYVVLHVDVIIGYLCAQEILDEAQILKLAVLTEFRRCGVGTALLNTLFAALKQHNFSGKIFLEARVSNTAAIEFYKKHNFRPIHIRKDYYDNPVEDAMVMMLDTLTQVINF; from the coding sequence ATGGCTAAACATATTCAACCCATCATTCGCACCATGAACTTCGGTGACGTTACAAGTGTAGGCGCTATAGAGAAACTCTCTTTCCCATGTCCGTGGACAGAGCGGTCGTTTAAACATGAGCTTGAAAATGATTATTCGATAAACTATGTGGTTTTACATGTTGATGTGATTATTGGCTATCTCTGCGCACAGGAAATACTGGATGAGGCACAGATTCTAAAGCTTGCAGTATTGACAGAGTTTAGAAGATGCGGTGTAGGCACAGCTCTCCTTAACACACTTTTCGCAGCTTTAAAACAGCATAACTTTTCAGGTAAAATATTCCTTGAAGCAAGAGTTTCAAATACTGCTGCAATTGAATTCTACAAAAAACATAATTTTAGACCAATACATATAAGAAAAGACTACTACGATAATCCCGTGGAGGATGCTATGGTCATGATGCTGGATACACTAACACAAGTCATCAATTTTTGA
- a CDS encoding diguanylate cyclase: MRPIRSIKTKLLIRIVISFVIMSIVVQGIVFVSFRALSLGTAEEKALAIAELIRDTITSFMVLGVYDKRDVFIERIKYARGLKELRVIRGKGVSKQFGNSKEGSHTATLIEEKVLETGTVKSELSEDSSAVQYRLVIPYKATTEEQVKCMNCHNVKEGEVLGAVSIVMDLTKQRKEGAATMSYMMAASLIFSFCTLYIIYVFFKPYTALFKKLRSGFEKAQDGDFTERLAVRLIDEAGDVASGFNTMVENLSQALSLISHKVSLLIGYQVAGSGNALKDTSKTVDMLINIYNFKRTIEKDKKKSDIFTRLEQILNTFGINEYSVYEVNQRNNIITTISACGDVSQSDRDNTKEHSNVLWCDNVIVGNAQECRANRTGNMVDSRDFPVICPHFRTEDKVLKSQKGHFCIPLYIGGQVGDVLQIVYNNDRVDEVIGVLPYIKSYLLEGEPVLEAKTFMELLKEQSLVDQLTGLYNRRYLDEISTNLCLQAVRRNTLLGILMIDIDFFKKVNDTYGHDAGDKVLKSIAMLIKTTVRNTDVVIRYGGEEIIVLLTDVVSGKSLELAEKIRQKVEDESIEISGGVLKKTVSIGVSEYPTYGIKFWQCVKYADAALYKAKESGRNKVVMYEHQTQSLKADM; this comes from the coding sequence ATGAGACCAATAAGGTCAATTAAGACCAAGCTTCTTATCAGGATAGTGATTTCCTTTGTTATTATGTCTATAGTGGTGCAGGGGATAGTGTTTGTGAGTTTCCGTGCGTTAAGTCTTGGCACTGCCGAGGAGAAAGCCTTAGCAATAGCAGAGTTAATAAGGGATACGATAACATCCTTTATGGTGCTTGGTGTGTATGACAAGAGAGATGTGTTTATAGAAAGGATAAAATACGCCCGCGGCCTTAAAGAACTCAGAGTAATAAGAGGAAAGGGTGTGTCCAAACAGTTTGGAAATTCAAAAGAAGGCAGCCACACTGCAACCCTGATAGAGGAAAAAGTCCTTGAAACCGGTACAGTAAAATCTGAGTTAAGCGAGGATTCCTCGGCTGTGCAGTACAGACTTGTAATCCCTTACAAAGCTACGACGGAGGAACAGGTTAAATGTATGAACTGCCATAATGTCAAAGAGGGCGAGGTGCTTGGCGCTGTCAGCATCGTTATGGATTTGACAAAACAGCGCAAAGAGGGCGCTGCCACTATGTCCTATATGATGGCAGCTTCCCTGATTTTCTCATTTTGCACTCTGTATATAATTTACGTATTTTTTAAACCCTACACAGCATTGTTTAAAAAACTCCGGTCAGGGTTTGAAAAAGCCCAGGACGGGGATTTTACCGAAAGGCTGGCTGTGCGGCTGATAGATGAGGCCGGTGATGTTGCAAGTGGCTTTAATACTATGGTGGAAAATCTCTCTCAGGCTCTGTCTTTAATAAGTCATAAAGTGTCCCTGCTGATAGGGTATCAAGTGGCAGGCTCTGGAAATGCTCTGAAAGATACATCTAAAACTGTTGATATGTTGATTAATATATATAATTTTAAAAGGACGATAGAAAAGGACAAAAAGAAATCGGATATCTTTACAAGACTTGAGCAAATTCTTAATACGTTTGGGATTAATGAATATTCAGTTTATGAGGTCAATCAGCGCAATAATATAATTACTACCATCTCTGCTTGTGGTGATGTGTCTCAGTCAGACAGAGACAATACTAAGGAACATAGTAATGTCCTATGGTGTGATAATGTAATAGTAGGCAATGCTCAAGAGTGCAGAGCAAACAGAACCGGTAATATGGTGGATTCAAGGGATTTTCCGGTTATTTGCCCGCATTTCCGCACTGAAGATAAGGTGCTTAAGTCACAAAAGGGACATTTCTGCATACCGCTTTATATCGGTGGTCAGGTTGGCGACGTGTTACAGATAGTTTATAACAATGACCGAGTGGATGAGGTCATAGGTGTGCTGCCATACATTAAGAGTTATTTACTTGAAGGTGAGCCGGTGTTAGAAGCTAAGACTTTCATGGAACTTCTCAAAGAGCAGTCTTTAGTGGATCAATTGACTGGTTTATATAATAGACGGTATCTTGATGAGATTAGCACTAACCTTTGTTTACAAGCTGTACGAAGAAACACTCTGCTTGGAATACTCATGATAGATATAGATTTCTTTAAAAAAGTCAACGATACCTACGGCCACGATGCAGGAGATAAGGTGCTTAAGAGTATTGCAATGCTTATAAAGACTACAGTAAGGAACACTGACGTCGTGATACGATATGGAGGAGAGGAAATTATAGTTCTTCTAACAGACGTTGTATCGGGAAAATCACTGGAGCTAGCCGAAAAGATAAGACAGAAAGTAGAGGATGAAAGCATAGAGATTTCCGGAGGGGTACTTAAAAAAACAGTAAGTATCGGCGTCAGTGAATACCCAACGTATGGGATAAAGTTTTGGCAATGTGTAAAATACGCCGATGCGGCGCTTTATAAAGCCAAAGAAAGCGGCAGAAATAAGGTAGTAATGTATGAACATCAAACACAATCGCTAAAGGCAGATATGTAA
- the tsaB gene encoding tRNA (adenosine(37)-N6)-threonylcarbamoyltransferase complex dimerization subunit type 1 TsaB, with amino-acid sequence MRVLSIDTSSTVGGVAVFDSDRGILADMRVNLIPKKNTHSEKLMPAIDYILKESDTTLSAIDAYVAVTGPGSFTGLRVGINTVKGFALVSGKPIISVSSFEGLALNFPFAKCPVCILLDARKDDIYVAVYSIGDSGSLDEIVTGGVYKIEEICDKLTREKKVIFTGDASIQYKDRLQELTHNNAIFASIEHHYISPAALAAYGLKKLKTGTISDAMTLKPLYLKRPQGVSNPRRLGD; translated from the coding sequence ATGAGGGTACTAAGCATTGATACGTCATCAACTGTGGGCGGTGTTGCTGTCTTTGATTCGGACAGAGGTATTTTAGCGGATATGAGGGTAAATCTTATCCCCAAAAAAAATACTCACTCTGAAAAACTGATGCCTGCCATTGACTATATCCTAAAGGAATCTGACACCACCCTAAGCGCAATTGACGCCTATGTTGCGGTTACGGGCCCCGGCTCTTTTACAGGACTGAGAGTTGGAATAAACACTGTTAAAGGGTTTGCTCTTGTTAGTGGTAAACCTATTATTTCAGTATCGTCTTTTGAAGGACTTGCTCTAAATTTCCCGTTTGCCAAATGTCCTGTCTGCATCTTGCTTGATGCAAGAAAAGATGATATATACGTCGCTGTATATTCAATAGGGGACAGTGGCAGCTTAGATGAGATTGTGACAGGTGGAGTTTATAAAATAGAAGAGATTTGTGACAAATTGACCAGAGAGAAGAAAGTTATTTTTACCGGCGATGCCTCCATTCAATACAAAGACCGTTTACAAGAACTGACCCATAACAACGCTATTTTTGCCAGCATTGAACACCACTACATATCACCGGCTGCTTTAGCGGCTTATGGACTAAAGAAATTAAAGACAGGCACAATTTCAGACGCTATGACGCTTAAACCGCTATATCTTAAACGACCACAGGGGGTTAGCAACCCCAGGCGGTTGGGGGATTAG